In Oligoflexia bacterium, the following are encoded in one genomic region:
- a CDS encoding polyphosphate polymerase domain-containing protein, which yields MTNEAESGSSLAVVQSIHSGGSSYTPQTENVVVNQTDFSRIEDKFFIKASLSSQLIEVIQEHMEPSYPIPGTHYTLIESMYFDSSELSVFKDHFTADNRFKLRTRRYGPNGIWQNDFILLERKSKEECVTKKFRFQIGNLDYHRLFSGKTIIPSEELIDKNPELSSKKLLKRVEKVNQDIIRYELRPQCAVTYQRLCFEGSGLRLTIDNRLRANHKHEVDEKTANQIIESPSWSKIQAMRERYLQEQYLILEVKHSGSIPKWVLDFLQSTGSPKVSFSKYCFSISEALLKQRK from the coding sequence GTGACCAATGAAGCAGAGTCAGGTAGTTCCTTAGCAGTTGTTCAATCAATACATTCCGGAGGTTCGTCATACACACCACAAACAGAAAACGTGGTTGTAAATCAGACAGACTTTTCCCGTATCGAAGATAAATTCTTTATTAAAGCAAGTTTGAGTTCACAGCTCATTGAAGTCATTCAAGAGCATATGGAACCTTCGTATCCCATTCCGGGGACACACTATACTTTGATTGAATCAATGTATTTTGACTCAAGTGAATTGAGTGTATTTAAAGATCATTTCACAGCAGACAATCGCTTTAAACTTCGTACGCGTCGTTACGGCCCAAATGGTATCTGGCAAAATGACTTCATACTTCTGGAACGTAAGTCCAAAGAAGAGTGTGTGACCAAAAAGTTCAGATTTCAAATTGGAAATCTCGATTACCACCGCCTCTTTTCTGGCAAAACCATCATTCCCTCTGAGGAACTGATCGATAAAAACCCAGAATTGAGCTCTAAAAAGTTATTAAAACGGGTTGAGAAAGTTAACCAAGACATTATCCGTTATGAATTACGGCCACAGTGCGCTGTAACCTACCAAAGGCTTTGTTTTGAAGGTAGTGGTTTACGCCTCACAATCGATAATAGACTGCGGGCAAATCACAAACATGAAGTTGATGAGAAAACTGCGAATCAAATTATTGAAAGTCCAAGTTGGAGTAAAATTCAAGCAATGCGTGAACGCTATCTTCAAGAGCAATACTTAATACTTGAAGTAAAACATTCGGGAAGTATTCCTAAATGGGTACTTGATTTTCTTCAAAGTACGGGTTCTCCAAAAGTTAGTTTCTCAAAATATTGTTTCTCAATTTCAGAAGCGCTATTGAAGCAAAGGAAGTAG
- a CDS encoding FAD-dependent oxidoreductase encodes MKVHIIGSGFSGLTSAFYLYKSGFEVEVFELEKNSGGLIQTIKTPWGLSETAANGILNSVLLEDLCKDIGLTLGQPKKTSRRRFIFCQRPRQWPLGFRDTLVVLWRFIFKRNKLPKPYESVALWVTRLFGKAALKWLVSPALHGIYAGDTEKMSATLIFTTLNSRERVKTQKYRGIVSPQNGMGEVILKLQTYLQAQGVKFYFETKYELSKSLDHPIVISTSVDGASGILRAHYPEYAQKLSDIEVLPVISVTLFYKKGAEALNGFGCLFPRETGFRVLGVLCNDKIFENRSSGHSETWIYGGALDKTVIEKSDEEIIKLIKSERERLYHKVDEPLGFSINRWNKALPHYTLELEKTLNENWQDNLANNNIWLMGNYLGSLGLSQILVSTSQLPEKIKIASKKIQENLV; translated from the coding sequence ATGAAAGTTCATATTATAGGTAGTGGTTTTTCAGGTTTAACTTCTGCCTTTTATCTTTATAAATCAGGTTTTGAAGTTGAAGTCTTTGAACTCGAGAAAAATTCTGGAGGATTAATTCAAACGATTAAGACACCGTGGGGATTATCTGAAACTGCTGCAAATGGTATTTTAAACTCAGTTTTATTAGAAGATCTTTGTAAAGATATTGGGCTTACACTTGGGCAACCTAAAAAAACTAGCAGACGACGTTTTATTTTTTGTCAAAGGCCTCGTCAGTGGCCACTTGGTTTTAGAGACACCCTTGTTGTTTTGTGGAGATTCATATTTAAACGTAATAAGCTTCCAAAACCATATGAGAGTGTCGCTCTATGGGTGACGCGCCTATTTGGTAAAGCAGCTTTAAAATGGCTAGTGAGTCCAGCTCTTCATGGTATTTATGCAGGCGATACAGAGAAAATGAGTGCAACACTTATTTTTACTACTCTAAATTCTCGTGAAAGAGTAAAAACTCAAAAGTACCGTGGAATAGTATCTCCTCAAAACGGTATGGGAGAAGTTATTTTAAAATTGCAAACTTATTTGCAAGCTCAAGGTGTCAAATTTTATTTTGAAACTAAGTATGAACTTTCTAAATCTTTAGATCATCCAATCGTTATTAGTACATCAGTAGATGGGGCTTCTGGAATTTTAAGAGCTCATTACCCTGAATATGCGCAAAAACTTTCTGACATTGAGGTTTTACCAGTTATTTCAGTCACACTTTTTTACAAAAAAGGAGCAGAAGCTCTCAATGGCTTTGGGTGTTTGTTTCCCCGAGAAACAGGCTTTAGAGTTTTAGGAGTTCTGTGTAATGATAAAATATTTGAAAATCGATCATCGGGGCATTCAGAAACGTGGATTTACGGTGGCGCTTTAGATAAGACCGTAATCGAAAAGTCAGATGAAGAAATTATAAAATTAATTAAATCAGAACGTGAAAGATTGTATCATAAGGTTGATGAGCCATTGGGGTTTAGCATTAACAGATGGAACAAGGCCTTGCCACATTACACACTTGAATTAGAAAAAACTCTCAACGAGAACTGGCAAGATAATTTGGCAAATAATAATATTTGGCTTATGGGTAATTATCTAGGCTCTCTAGGGCTTTCCCAAATTTTAGTGAGTACTAGTCAATTGCCTGAGAAAATTAAAATAGCGTCAAAAAAAATTCAAGAGAACCTAGTATGA
- a CDS encoding glutamate-1-semialdehyde 2,1-aminomutase, with translation MNLSEQYFERSLKIAPGGVHSPVRAFKSVDGKPIFFKKAQGAMLTSVDDKEYIDFCQSFGPLILGHRDPEVSEIVRETVEMAWSFGTCEPYSLELAEWITQRIKWVEKLRFVCSGTEAVMSALRVARAATNRSKIVKFEGCYHGHVDSLLVKAGSGLAGESSSDSAGVTPTQAAETLTVPLDDDQALEKTFQEHGSKIAAIIFEPLPANYGLLIQRKEFIQKAVDIARKNGVLIIFDEVISGFRTAIGGMAEILNITPDLVTYGKVIGGGFPVGAYGGRKDLMDLVAPQGPVYQAGTLSANPIGMRAGLATLKKIQSGGVHVALEKKTAAFSKELQNIAGRYDLPLQVTQFASIFWLHARTDQPIRSIKSIPGHHKSLFNKIFHRALNEGIYLAPSGYEVSFMSMAHTDSVLDQTLSRFEKVFKGVNG, from the coding sequence ATGAATTTATCTGAACAGTACTTTGAGCGATCATTAAAAATTGCACCCGGCGGTGTTCATAGCCCCGTACGCGCTTTTAAAAGTGTAGATGGAAAGCCCATCTTTTTTAAAAAAGCTCAAGGGGCAATGCTTACTTCTGTTGACGACAAAGAATACATAGATTTTTGTCAAAGTTTTGGTCCGTTAATTTTGGGTCACAGAGATCCTGAAGTCAGTGAAATTGTTCGTGAGACAGTTGAGATGGCTTGGAGTTTTGGTACGTGCGAACCTTACTCCCTTGAACTTGCAGAATGGATTACCCAAAGAATTAAATGGGTTGAAAAACTACGTTTCGTTTGTTCAGGCACTGAAGCTGTGATGAGTGCACTGCGTGTAGCAAGGGCTGCAACAAATCGCTCAAAAATTGTAAAATTTGAAGGTTGTTATCATGGGCATGTGGATTCATTGCTAGTAAAAGCGGGTAGTGGACTCGCCGGTGAATCAAGTTCTGACAGCGCAGGGGTGACACCTACTCAAGCGGCTGAAACACTTACTGTACCACTTGATGATGATCAAGCACTTGAAAAAACATTTCAAGAACATGGTTCAAAAATCGCAGCCATTATTTTTGAACCATTGCCAGCAAATTACGGGCTTCTCATTCAGCGAAAAGAATTTATTCAAAAAGCTGTAGATATAGCTCGTAAAAATGGTGTGCTCATTATTTTTGATGAAGTCATTTCAGGTTTTAGAACTGCAATCGGTGGTATGGCTGAAATTTTAAATATTACTCCTGATCTGGTTACTTATGGAAAAGTAATTGGCGGTGGATTTCCTGTTGGAGCCTACGGAGGTCGCAAAGATCTAATGGATCTCGTCGCTCCCCAAGGACCCGTTTATCAAGCGGGCACATTAAGTGCTAATCCCATCGGAATGCGTGCAGGCCTTGCTACACTTAAAAAAATTCAAAGTGGTGGTGTGCATGTAGCACTTGAAAAGAAAACTGCCGCGTTTAGTAAAGAGCTTCAAAATATTGCTGGCCGATATGACCTTCCATTGCAAGTAACACAGTTTGCCTCGATTTTTTGGCTCCATGCTCGTACTGATCAGCCTATTAGAAGTATTAAGTCCATTCCAGGGCATCATAAATCACTATTTAATAAAATATTTCACCGAGCCCTCAATGAAGGCATATATTTAGCGCCAAGTGGTTATGAGGTGAGTTTTATGTCAATGGCACATACAGATTCTGTACTCGATCAAACTCTCTCGCGTTTTGAAAAGGTTTTTAAAGGGGTCAATGGCTAA
- a CDS encoding HAMP domain-containing sensor histidine kinase produces the protein MAKTFFKKPKVFLLIGAWLALTVSLTLWWMIFGLKQIERLAAINHTLPEEIIKAQRMLHWEGSFLVALLVIGGIALFNFSRREQRRHNQMSEFFATMTHELKTPLASLRLQIECLQEDLQNTEHAVLIERLLKDSARLEVQLENALFLAGVKSAEQLHLETLKLKPILSHLQNQWPELKIEVSGDCHVKADVRALEGVLKNIIHNARIHGKATQVVVAAQSHDHKINLTIQDNGTGFLGNTDKLGELFTRHTPSSGSGVGLYLAKKLVEKMDGDIEFHSSPKGFTAQIVLQGGSH, from the coding sequence ATGGCTAAGACGTTTTTCAAAAAACCAAAAGTATTTTTACTCATTGGTGCTTGGTTGGCACTGACGGTTTCACTTACGTTATGGTGGATGATTTTTGGTTTAAAACAAATCGAAAGATTAGCGGCCATTAACCACACATTGCCAGAAGAAATAATTAAGGCCCAGCGCATGCTTCATTGGGAGGGTTCTTTTCTCGTCGCCCTTTTAGTAATTGGTGGGATTGCTCTTTTTAATTTTAGTAGGCGTGAACAACGGCGCCATAATCAGATGAGCGAATTTTTTGCTACAATGACTCATGAGTTAAAAACGCCGCTGGCAAGTCTTCGATTACAAATCGAATGTCTTCAAGAAGATCTGCAAAATACAGAGCACGCAGTACTCATTGAAAGACTCCTTAAAGATTCAGCGAGACTTGAAGTTCAACTTGAAAACGCACTTTTCTTAGCTGGTGTGAAAAGTGCTGAGCAGTTGCATCTTGAAACTTTAAAATTAAAACCAATTTTATCACATCTTCAAAATCAATGGCCTGAACTTAAAATCGAAGTCAGTGGAGATTGTCATGTTAAAGCAGATGTTCGAGCCCTTGAGGGTGTGCTTAAAAATATCATTCACAATGCTCGTATTCACGGAAAAGCAACCCAAGTTGTAGTTGCAGCTCAAAGCCATGATCATAAAATCAATCTGACAATTCAAGATAACGGCACCGGATTCTTGGGCAATACTGATAAATTAGGTGAACTCTTTACAAGACACACCCCTTCCAGCGGGAGTGGTGTTGGATTATACTTGGCTAAAAAATTAGTTGAGAAGATGGATGGCGATATTGAATTTCATTCATCACCCAAAGGGTTTACTGCACAGATTGTTTTGCAGGGAGGGAGTCATTGA
- the hemH gene encoding ferrochelatase encodes MSSQKTGILLINLGTPKSPNEQDVRVYLKEFLMDPLVIDIPYIFRWVLINLIILRNRPKNSALAYQKIWTTQGSPLLFNTLDLSQKVQNILGAGFHVIVGMRYGQPSIQNALKQFKSLGIEKIKALPLYPQYSLAASESCIQETKKQVLKYKIKDISFVPPFYSNDLFIESFANNGRAQILASKPDHILFSFHGIPERHVKKTDLTKSHCLKLENCCDQITQANKNCYRAQCFATAKLLADKLSLNPTQYTVCFQSRLGRTPWIKPYTDVAYGELVLKGKKRVLLFSPSFVADCLETLEEIVIRGRNDFRALGGEELWLVPSLNSSDQWAKAVTQMLQPQLIN; translated from the coding sequence ATGAGTTCACAAAAGACGGGCATTTTACTTATTAATCTTGGCACTCCAAAATCTCCAAATGAACAAGACGTACGAGTATATCTTAAAGAATTTTTGATGGACCCATTGGTGATTGATATTCCTTACATTTTTCGTTGGGTTTTAATTAATTTAATTATTCTAAGAAATAGACCGAAAAACTCAGCCCTGGCGTATCAAAAAATATGGACTACTCAAGGCTCACCACTTTTATTTAACACTTTAGATTTAAGCCAAAAAGTACAAAACATTCTTGGTGCTGGTTTTCACGTCATCGTCGGAATGCGATATGGCCAGCCATCAATTCAAAATGCACTGAAACAATTTAAATCTCTCGGAATTGAGAAGATTAAGGCACTCCCACTTTACCCCCAGTACTCACTCGCGGCCTCTGAATCTTGTATTCAAGAAACAAAGAAACAAGTACTAAAATACAAAATTAAGGATATTTCGTTTGTGCCGCCTTTTTATTCAAATGATTTATTTATTGAATCGTTTGCTAATAACGGACGTGCGCAAATTCTAGCAAGTAAACCAGATCATATTCTTTTTAGTTTTCACGGAATACCTGAAAGACATGTGAAAAAAACTGATCTGACTAAATCTCATTGTTTAAAATTAGAAAATTGTTGTGATCAAATCACTCAAGCAAATAAAAATTGTTACCGCGCTCAATGTTTTGCCACAGCAAAACTATTGGCTGACAAACTAAGTCTTAATCCAACACAGTATACGGTTTGCTTTCAATCACGGCTTGGGCGCACACCCTGGATAAAGCCCTATACCGATGTCGCCTATGGGGAACTAGTCCTAAAAGGCAAAAAAAGAGTTCTTCTTTTTTCACCCTCATTTGTAGCTGATTGTTTAGAGACGCTAGAAGAAATTGTCATCCGCGGGCGTAACGACTTTCGTGCATTGGGTGGAGAAGAACTATGGCTTGTGCCTTCGCTAAATTCAAGTGATCAGTGGGCAAAGGCGGTGACCCAAATGCTGCAGCCGCAATTAATAAATTAA
- a CDS encoding ATP-binding protein produces MRQIESKDYFASGIAHDLNNILCTILIQTDLLLQDPHTISTEKHTIQIRSCVERSRLLTQQLLAHGKQESIDFEIHRLNSFLLEFRTTLKLIIDENTELIIAPSAEDDFVAAIPGQIEQILLNLVGNAREALPNGGTIKITTQNTSINEKTAELLNLKSGQFIILSVSDDGIGIDEHTCKNIFKPYFSTKSKNKNHGLGLTIVSDIIKQLNGRIDLHSTIDKGTTFNLYIPILNKDTF; encoded by the coding sequence ATGCGACAAATAGAATCTAAGGATTACTTTGCCAGTGGTATTGCCCACGACCTCAACAATATCTTATGTACAATTTTAATTCAAACCGATTTATTGCTTCAAGATCCACACACGATTAGTACAGAAAAACACACAATCCAAATTAGAAGCTGCGTAGAGCGCAGCCGCCTTTTAACTCAGCAGCTATTGGCACATGGCAAACAAGAATCGATTGATTTTGAAATTCATCGTCTCAATAGCTTCTTACTTGAATTCAGAACCACTTTGAAACTCATTATCGATGAAAATACTGAGCTCATTATCGCACCGAGTGCTGAGGACGATTTTGTCGCAGCAATCCCAGGTCAAATCGAGCAGATTTTACTTAATTTAGTTGGAAATGCTCGAGAGGCCCTACCCAACGGCGGTACAATAAAAATTACTACTCAAAATACTTCTATAAACGAAAAAACAGCAGAACTCCTAAATCTTAAATCAGGTCAATTCATTATCCTCTCAGTCAGCGATGATGGCATAGGCATTGACGAACACACATGCAAGAATATCTTTAAGCCTTACTTTTCGACTAAATCTAAAAACAAGAATCATGGGCTGGGATTAACCATTGTGTCTGACATCATTAAACAACTTAATGGCCGTATAGATCTTCACAGTACCATCGATAAAGGAACTACATTTAATTTATACATTCCAATTTTAAACAAAGACACTTTCTGA
- a CDS encoding uroporphyrinogen decarboxylase family protein has protein sequence MANEKFQNAIKRVVQKVPPIWFMRQAGRYHKHYQKLRAQHSFMELCKNPELAALVAMGPIEDFDFDVSILFSDLLFPLEALGMGLTYGDQGPELGWQLNKDTLKKLGSVDDAIPQLEFQKTAMQLTRQMLPQSKSLIGFVGGPWTLFSYAVQGSHDGNLTKAKNALDIFPRFCEKMIPLLKENIQLQFDGGAEIIMVFDTAAGELAPEWYKHLIVPELKKLSESFPHKLGYYSKATQKSHLTHDVFTQGKWAGIGFDHRWDLNESFQMASHGFVQGNFDQSFLFGTRDEFKNNLGNYLDKIKSLSPEQRAGWVSGLGHGVLPQTPEENVRLFVQTIREVMG, from the coding sequence GTGGCTAACGAAAAATTTCAAAATGCGATTAAACGAGTTGTGCAAAAAGTGCCACCGATCTGGTTTATGCGACAAGCTGGCCGTTATCATAAGCATTATCAAAAATTACGCGCTCAACATTCGTTTATGGAGCTTTGTAAGAATCCTGAATTAGCGGCATTAGTGGCCATGGGGCCCATTGAAGATTTTGATTTTGATGTGTCTATTTTATTTAGCGATTTACTATTTCCACTTGAGGCACTTGGAATGGGGCTTACATACGGAGATCAGGGTCCTGAATTAGGCTGGCAGCTTAATAAAGATACACTTAAAAAATTAGGAAGCGTTGATGATGCCATTCCCCAACTTGAATTTCAAAAAACGGCCATGCAACTTACGCGTCAAATGTTACCCCAATCAAAAAGTCTTATTGGTTTTGTCGGTGGCCCCTGGACTCTTTTTTCATATGCAGTTCAAGGAAGTCATGATGGAAATCTAACTAAAGCAAAAAATGCTTTAGATATATTTCCACGCTTTTGTGAAAAAATGATTCCGCTTTTAAAGGAAAATATTCAATTACAATTTGATGGCGGGGCAGAAATTATTATGGTTTTTGACACCGCTGCTGGGGAATTAGCTCCTGAATGGTATAAACATTTGATTGTCCCTGAGCTTAAAAAACTTTCTGAAAGTTTTCCCCATAAATTAGGATATTACTCAAAAGCCACGCAAAAAAGTCACTTAACACATGATGTATTTACACAAGGTAAGTGGGCTGGAATCGGTTTTGATCATCGCTGGGATTTAAATGAGAGTTTTCAAATGGCCTCTCACGGTTTTGTTCAAGGAAACTTTGACCAGTCTTTTTTATTTGGTACACGTGATGAGTTTAAAAATAATCTAGGCAATTATCTTGATAAAATAAAAAGTCTGTCCCCTGAACAAAGAGCAGGTTGGGTGAGTGGTCTTGGTCACGGGGTTCTTCCTCAAACTCCTGAAGAAAATGTCAGACTCTTTGTACAAACAATTCGAGAGGTCATGGGATGA
- a CDS encoding response regulator transcription factor — protein sequence MNKLLLVEDDVSLGQTLQERLTKKSYEVVWAKSIAQARERVKSSRFDLIILDVGLPDGSGFDFAKEIKKYQLAPLIFVTAMASAQYRLLGFELGAEEYIPKPFHLKELFMRIKHVLDNHAPKNLISCGDRQIDFERMVVIDSKRKETVISTRDFQLLQLLIKLAPRVVSRDDILDSIWGEEKFPTNRTVDNIIVRLRQLLKDDGKYIRSVRGVGYQWMGETGDTRG from the coding sequence TTGAATAAGCTCCTACTTGTCGAAGATGATGTTTCTTTGGGGCAAACACTCCAAGAGCGTTTGACTAAAAAATCTTATGAAGTAGTTTGGGCAAAATCAATTGCTCAAGCTCGTGAGCGCGTGAAGAGCAGTCGATTTGATTTAATAATCTTAGACGTTGGCTTGCCTGATGGTTCAGGGTTTGATTTTGCAAAAGAAATTAAAAAATATCAGTTGGCTCCATTAATTTTTGTAACAGCGATGGCCTCTGCACAATACCGTTTATTGGGATTTGAACTTGGTGCTGAAGAATATATTCCTAAGCCATTTCATCTCAAAGAATTATTCATGCGCATCAAACATGTATTAGATAATCATGCTCCAAAAAATTTGATTTCATGTGGTGATCGACAAATTGATTTTGAGCGTATGGTGGTTATTGATTCAAAAAGAAAAGAAACCGTAATTTCAACTCGCGATTTTCAATTATTGCAGTTGCTCATCAAGTTGGCTCCACGAGTCGTGAGTCGAGATGATATTTTAGATTCAATTTGGGGAGAAGAGAAGTTCCCTACAAATCGCACCGTTGATAATATTATCGTGCGCCTTCGTCAGCTATTGAAAGATGACGGAAAATACATTCGCTCTGTACGGGGAGTTGGATACCAATGGATGGGTGAAACTGGAGATACACGTGGCTAA
- the hemN gene encoding oxygen-independent coproporphyrinogen III oxidase — MTTMSDLMKKYDIPAPRYTSYPTVPYWENNPTSEQWIQALTQAYGDEKATWSLYMHIPYCESLCTFCGCNTTITKDHTKEEHYVNLLLKEWDLYVQKVPQILNRPLEELHLGGGTPTFLSPESLTKLLRPVLEKVKKHSQSVECSIEIDPRRTTAQHLSSLRELGFKRVSMGVQDFDPEVQRLVNRVQPFEITSSLTQEARRLGYTSVNYDLIYGLPKQTLETIESTMRLTTELKPDRIALYSYAHVPWIKPAQRLFTDADLPTGESKRQLYERSREILASAGYIEIGMDHFALPHDSLNISNQKKTLHRNFMGYTHRRTSILLGLGVSAISETPSCFHQNEKVLPVYDRLVNQSNIPTFRGHLLTDDDRQAREQILSLMTNGKAIIQNNQVEDLRSFLAPMIEDGLVNITESTVSITRLGKAFLRNACMAFDRRLRAKAPATKLFSQAL; from the coding sequence ATGACCACAATGTCTGATCTCATGAAAAAGTATGACATCCCTGCACCTCGGTATACGAGTTATCCTACAGTTCCTTATTGGGAGAATAATCCTACATCTGAGCAATGGATCCAGGCTTTGACCCAAGCATATGGTGATGAAAAAGCCACATGGTCACTTTATATGCATATTCCGTATTGTGAATCGCTTTGTACTTTTTGTGGGTGTAATACGACTATTACCAAAGATCACACCAAAGAAGAACATTATGTAAATTTGCTTTTAAAAGAGTGGGATCTCTATGTCCAAAAAGTTCCACAGATTTTAAATAGACCACTTGAAGAGTTGCACCTTGGTGGAGGTACACCGACATTTTTGTCTCCAGAATCACTCACAAAACTTTTAAGACCTGTTTTAGAAAAAGTTAAAAAACATTCGCAATCTGTTGAATGCTCAATTGAAATTGATCCACGTCGTACAACTGCCCAGCATTTAAGTTCGTTAAGAGAATTGGGCTTTAAGCGTGTAAGTATGGGTGTGCAAGATTTTGATCCAGAAGTTCAAAGGCTTGTTAATCGTGTTCAACCTTTTGAAATAACATCCTCACTCACTCAAGAAGCAAGACGACTTGGATATACTTCAGTTAACTATGATTTAATCTACGGTTTACCAAAACAAACCCTCGAAACAATCGAATCCACAATGCGTTTAACAACAGAACTTAAGCCCGATCGCATAGCACTTTATAGTTATGCCCATGTTCCTTGGATCAAGCCAGCTCAAAGGCTCTTTACCGATGCTGATTTGCCAACTGGAGAGTCAAAAAGACAACTTTACGAAAGATCACGAGAAATTTTAGCAAGTGCAGGTTATATAGAAATTGGAATGGATCACTTTGCACTGCCTCATGATTCGTTAAATATCTCTAATCAAAAAAAGACACTTCACAGAAATTTTATGGGTTATACACACAGGCGAACAAGTATTCTCTTGGGTCTTGGTGTGAGCGCAATTTCTGAAACCCCAAGTTGTTTTCATCAAAATGAAAAGGTTTTGCCGGTTTATGATCGTTTAGTCAATCAAAGTAATATTCCCACATTTCGTGGTCATCTGCTAACGGATGATGACCGTCAAGCTCGTGAGCAAATTTTATCTCTTATGACAAATGGAAAAGCCATTATACAAAATAATCAAGTTGAAGATTTAAGAAGTTTTTTAGCTCCGATGATCGAAGATGGCTTAGTCAATATTACTGAATCAACTGTGAGCATTACCCGCCTAGGAAAAGCTTTCTTGCGAAATGCTTGCATGGCTTTTGATAGACGCCTGCGAGCAAAGGCTCCGGCGACAAAGTTATTTTCACAGGCTCTTTGA
- a CDS encoding helix-turn-helix transcriptional regulator, protein MLLQHKNIGNYLKKKRTLKKLTQSEVAHQLGYKSAQFISNWERGLCSPPLEAISMLIDIYGLSKTEVVEFLIEENKRVIKEGLDRHRKTKKA, encoded by the coding sequence ATGTTATTACAACACAAAAATATTGGAAATTATTTAAAGAAAAAAAGGACTTTAAAAAAACTTACCCAAAGTGAAGTTGCCCATCAGTTGGGTTATAAAAGTGCCCAATTTATTTCTAATTGGGAAAGAGGTCTTTGTTCTCCACCCCTAGAGGCAATCTCAATGCTTATTGACATATATGGTTTATCGAAGACAGAAGTCGTAGAGTTTCTTATTGAAGAGAATAAGCGTGTCATCAAAGAAGGCCTGGATCGTCATAGAAAAACTAAAAAGGCTTGA
- a CDS encoding fatty acid desaturase, translating to MQEQIRQLSANLDFKPEANKVLSHLLFNAVVFSLAVLLIKQGSTICYFLAQAFWPILFFRNFTLMHDAVHGAVSKSKSFNNSMGYIAGALCFLPYWPWKQVHLQHHYWAGNIDQDPTMKIIKNFNPEAHTLVAVLQFFWRSWIPLLAFMQHIVFWSAGFKSIVKSSKKDFSCNMYSYGMPLIIYFAIYKGLGLGFLDIAPGLAIYLVMVEVINFPHHLQLPQNRGNKLLPIWRQYEVTRSCSYPKWFSYLIINNFNYHVEHHLFPILPWYRLHLVRPLLKNIVGRSYNESIRGEWILQSRKQSMSKVLIYSPEQILNAEDKVASSF from the coding sequence ATGCAGGAACAAATAAGACAACTTAGTGCTAATCTTGATTTCAAGCCCGAAGCAAATAAAGTCTTATCACATTTGCTGTTTAATGCTGTCGTATTTAGCTTGGCGGTGCTGCTTATCAAGCAAGGGTCGACTATTTGTTATTTTCTGGCTCAGGCCTTTTGGCCGATTTTGTTTTTTCGTAATTTTACATTGATGCATGATGCGGTACACGGTGCTGTTTCAAAGAGTAAATCATTCAATAACTCTATGGGATATATAGCCGGGGCACTGTGTTTTTTACCATATTGGCCTTGGAAGCAGGTGCATCTTCAGCATCATTACTGGGCAGGCAATATTGATCAAGATCCAACCATGAAAATTATCAAAAACTTTAATCCAGAAGCACATACCCTAGTGGCGGTTTTACAGTTTTTTTGGCGATCGTGGATTCCATTACTCGCATTTATGCAACATATTGTGTTTTGGAGTGCTGGGTTTAAATCAATAGTGAAGAGTAGTAAAAAGGATTTTTCATGCAATATGTATTCTTATGGAATGCCACTCATTATTTATTTTGCGATTTATAAAGGATTGGGTTTGGGGTTTTTAGACATTGCGCCAGGATTAGCAATTTATTTAGTTATGGTAGAAGTCATTAATTTCCCCCACCATCTTCAATTGCCCCAGAATCGTGGCAATAAACTACTGCCAATTTGGCGTCAGTATGAGGTTACAAGATCATGCTCTTATCCAAAGTGGTTTTCATATTTGATAATCAATAACTTTAATTATCATGTGGAGCATCATTTATTTCCCATACTTCCTTGGTACAGACTCCATTTGGTAAGGCCATTACTAAAGAATATCGTAGGCAGATCGTATAATGAATCAATACGTGGGGAGTGGATTTTACAAAGTCGCAAGCAATCTATGTCTAAAGTATTGATATATTCACCTGAGCAAATATTGAATGCAGAGGATAAAGTAGCCTCAAGTTTCTAG